From Triticum aestivum cultivar Chinese Spring chromosome 7B, IWGSC CS RefSeq v2.1, whole genome shotgun sequence:
CTTGGGTGGTGCCATGCCTTCCAAACCATGTGATCCATAGGAGAATGGACCATTCTTAGAAATTGCGCGGAGTAAGCCGCTGCTGCCGAGTATTGACCATCTGTGGCGTGCTTCGAAGTACTCTCATCCTCTGCGTGCTCCGAAGTAATCTCATCCTCTGCGTGCTCCTCAAGCGGAAAATCTGAGATTAGAAGCCAAAGTTCAACAAATTGACGAATGTGTGTCATAGAGAAGTTGGCAGTTATCTTGATTTTGTTGATCCAGGCTCCTTCCTTGAGAGCGTCTCCCACCTTCCTATTTTTTCTCATGAAAGCCTCGTGGATGAGAGGCGCAATATCAATAGACTTCCTGCCATGCGCCCAAGGCGCCTCCCAAAAAGGGGTTTTGGACCCATTTCCAACAGTGATAGTAGCGGAGGCATAAAAGAAATCACGGTTCTTTTCATCATAAGGGTTGCCCATGTCAACCCGCATCTTGGACGGCTCCGTCCATTCAAACCATAACCAACGTAGATGGAGGGCGCACGCAAATTTGACCGTGTTGAGAACGCCGAGGCCTCCACGGTAGTATGGGCAGCATATTAGCAATCAGAAGAAGAACAATGCCATGTTAGTATTGAAAATTGCACTGTATTCTTATAATATGTAACAGAGCAGGAGAGCAGCACTTTGTCAGAGATTAATCATGCGGACAGAAAGATTGATCTGAACACCAAATCGTTGACTTTGAAAGGTCGACGGTACAAGTCTAGCTTGTTGGTTTATGCTAATAGCGACATGCCTATATCTAAATACAGGCTTCTATTATTTTAGTATACGTTGGCTTCCATTTTGCAATCATGCTTGTTGGCTTACTTGTTAGCTCGTGCGTTTCATTCGGTTTGTCTCGAGTTCGAATGCTGGCACGGGCGTGTTGTTTTTGTCTTTTTCGGCACATTTGCGTGATTAAGTATAAAGCAAGGGGGTTTCCCACAAAATAACCTGCCACGTGGGCCCTTGCCAGGCCCACCGGCCAGTTTCACCGTCAGTACGTGTTTACATGCAGTTGACTTGCAAAAATTACGAAAAGTGGTACCACTCCACTAGCACTATACCAATTATGATACTTGTATGTAATTAACTCAGATATATTCTCTCTTTCTCTTGTATACCCGGCTTTAGGACTAGTTAAGATGTCACAGTGAAATTAGTTAAATAGGTTGCACATACCTGGTGTTGGGTCCTCGGAAAAAGCATTGAATAATACCCCTTAGTCCAAAATAAGTGTTTTAAGTTTAGTACAACTTTATATTAACAAAGTTGAGATATTTATTTTTGGACATAGAGAGTAATAGTTTTTGTATTGTGATCATGACTCAGTACTCCTGGATCCCCAAAATATTCGGTGAGTGCTGATTTGTGAGCCAGTTAGAAATTTATTATTTAAAAGTTGGCAAAttttaacatggtccctcttaccTTCTCTTTTTTTACATatgaggtaagaaggtaagagttaatcaAGCCATTAATTAATGAGATCAACGACTAAGAATTATTTTATACTCTTACTTTTCATGTGAAAAGAGAAGGTAAGAGGGATCATGCCTGAGTTAGATGCTTGGAAAAGCATTGGAGACAGTTCTTATGGCCTCAACTTCTGACGCCTGAGTAGGCACCTCTAAATCCAAATATTGAGATAAGCAAGTCAGTTGTGTGAGCACTGATTGTGAGTCAATCGGTTGACAGGGGATTCTTTTCACAAGAACCCTATTTTGGCGTAGAGAGATTTGCCTGGCAGCTTGACGTTTTTTCCGCTTAACAAACAAGTCAAAGGAATTTGTTttttgaaaagaaagaaaaacagtaAACATCAAGATTTCTTTCTTTCATGAAGATAAACCGGTAAAACCTATAACCATGTGATTCTGAAATCTCTCTAATGCAGCATGTAGAAGTCCCCGTCCCTTCAGCAAAGAAGAATGAGGTCTTGTTGAAACTGCAAGCTGCAACCGTCAATCCACTTGACTGGAAGATACAGAAAGGGGACTTGCGGCCTCTGCTGCCTAGTAGACTGCCTTTTATTCCAGGTAATTACCCTCAGTCACATTGTCACTGTGTGGATGCTAGCCATTTTCGATCAATTATGAATTTTGTTTCGAGGTTTTATTGAATTCATGCTTCAGCCAACTCATTcaaaagtccaaactgatggaGAGAGGCGGACAATATACTTCAACACCCCCTGACGTCTAGACTTAATTAGTCCTTAGACTTGGGATTTATGTATGTCGCAGAATCATTTTTATTAATACTGCGTTGGCAAGGTCttaaactcaagacctcttggctctgataccatattgaattcatgcttttCCGCAAAAACAAACGAATTCATGCTCCAACAAACTCATTCAAAAGTCCGGATGAAGAGAGGCGGGTAATATACTTCAACAGGTTTCCTATGTCGATAGCAAAATAGCACCAAGGGTAGTTATGAGAACTTTATGATGTCTGTCTTTCAGTTTTATCAATTGTCAGTATTTTCATTTCCTTTGTGTCTTAGGTCCCGTTTGGAACACTGGAAAACCATAGGAACATTGTTCTCATTGGAAAATTTCCTGTCGTTTGGAAGGCAGGAACCGTCGTAGGAAAAGCGAAGGACAGAATCGATTTCCCTCGCTTCTATAGGAATTTCACAGGATTCCGAACATCAAGTCCAACCTCATTTTTTCTGTCTCGTCGCATAAGACCGAGGCACTGCAGCTGCAACAACCGCTCGAGCAAAATCTAGCAGAGAGAGAAAAGAAGGAACCGTGCATGGAGAAGATGGAGCTGGGGTAGGAAAGAACTTGTGGTGGAGAAAGGGTGATTGTAGGATGTTCTTTGGCAAGATTCAGTCACAGGCCGGGCTTAAGGCTGTGTTTGACTGTGCATTTAGGATTCCTGTGATGTCCCAATTCCTGCATTCCAAACAGCATACTTGCAGTATTTCCTATGctctcaattcttatcttttgcACGTTGTTTTCCTTTCCTATTTCTGTATTTTTCCTATCCCGTGTTTCAAGCGGGGCCTTACTATGTTATTTGGTTCTTCACCTTTAACAACTATCTAGAGTGTCTCTTTCCTTTCCATTGTGATAAAcataatatgtgtgtgtgtgtgtgtgtgtgtgtgcctattAAAATTGTGATAAGCAATCTCCTTTCCGTTACTTGATTCATCGAACAACGTGCTAATAGCTGCATTTCTACCGCTCCTTTTCCCGCAGTGACTGATGTCGCAGGAGTAATTGTTGATGTTGGTCTCGGAGTGAATGGTCTCACAGCGGGTGATCAGGTTGTCGCCAAGTTGAACTCTCTTGTAAGTGAACTTCACTCATGACAACATCTTTCCATGTTTTTCATCTTCACACTTAGAAAGAAGAAGGTTTAAGAACAATCCTcttcatttttttgaaaaatatcgCCGTAAACTCATTAATGTGACAATGTTTTCGCTATTACAGAATGGAGGTGGACTTGCAGAGTACGCTGTAGCATCCGCAAACCTGACTGTCAAAAGGCCAGCTAAGGTTTCTGCGGCTGAGGGTGCTGGCCTTCCCATTGCTGCAGGCACTGCGCTCCAGGCGCTGAGGTCCATTGGAGCCAAGTTTGACGGCACCGGCAAGCCTCTCAACGTGCTGATCACCGCTGCCTCCAGTGGCGTAGGCCTGTACGCGGTGCAGCTTGCAAAGCTGGCGAACCTTCATGTTACCGCCACCTGCGGCGCCCGCAACATGGATCTTGTGAAGAGCCTGGGCG
This genomic window contains:
- the LOC123160952 gene encoding chloroplast envelope quinone oxidoreductase homolog, with the protein product MTTPTTTPAKMRAVLYDACGGGVASLKHVEVPVPSAKKNEVLLKLQAATVNPLDWKIQKGDLRPLLPSRLPFIPVTDVAGVIVDVGLGVNGLTAGDQVVAKLNSLNGGGLAEYAVASANLTVKRPAKVSAAEGAGLPIAAGTALQALRSIGAKFDGTGKPLNVLITAASSGVGLYAVQLAKLANLHVTATCGARNMDLVKSLGADEVMDYRTPEGATLQSPSCRKYDGVVHCAIGVSWSSFQPLLSDAGRVIDITPNFSSILTYVLHRVTFSKKRLVPQVLLSLNKADLEFLVGLLEEDKLKTVIDSRFPLSDAGKVWQSSIEGHATGKIVVEMES